In Streptomyces sp. NBC_00414, a single window of DNA contains:
- a CDS encoding fatty acid desaturase family protein, whose translation MTKPPPARRGSDYAALSREVKQSGLLRRRPVYYSVKVGANLLLLAAGWTAFALIGQSWWQLVTAAFLAVMFTQTAFIGHDAGHHQIAASKRVNNVLGRVHADLLVGLSFGWWINKHTRHHAHPNHVDRDPDIADGAIAFTEDQARVRTGAYAWLGRHQAWLFFPMLLLEGLALKVAGVQATFDRTTGARTGRATRLTEAAMLATHIVGYLAALFLVLSPLQAVVFLLVHQGLFGLYMGCSFAPNHKGMALFGKDDKVDFLRRQVLTSRNIRGHRLTDLALGGLNYQIEHHLFPSMPRPSLRHAQELVRTFCARHGIAYHETTLLDSYAQVLRHLHNVGGPLRLRPELEY comes from the coding sequence ATGACGAAGCCGCCGCCCGCCCGCCGGGGCAGCGACTACGCGGCGCTCTCCCGCGAGGTGAAGCAGAGCGGGCTGCTCAGGCGGCGCCCGGTCTACTACTCGGTCAAGGTCGGGGCGAACCTGCTCCTGCTGGCCGCCGGCTGGACCGCCTTCGCACTGATAGGCCAGTCGTGGTGGCAGCTGGTGACCGCCGCGTTCCTCGCGGTGATGTTCACCCAGACCGCGTTCATCGGACACGACGCCGGCCACCACCAGATCGCCGCCTCGAAGCGCGTCAACAACGTGCTCGGCCGCGTGCACGCCGACCTGCTGGTCGGCCTCAGCTTCGGCTGGTGGATCAACAAGCACACCCGGCACCACGCCCACCCCAACCACGTCGACCGCGACCCCGACATCGCCGACGGCGCGATCGCCTTCACCGAGGACCAGGCCCGCGTCCGCACCGGCGCCTACGCCTGGCTGGGCCGCCACCAGGCCTGGCTGTTCTTCCCCATGCTGCTGCTCGAAGGGCTCGCCCTGAAGGTCGCCGGGGTACAGGCGACCTTCGACCGCACCACTGGTGCGCGTACCGGGCGTGCGACCAGGCTGACCGAGGCGGCCATGCTGGCGACGCACATCGTGGGCTATCTCGCCGCCCTGTTCCTGGTCCTGAGCCCCCTCCAGGCCGTGGTCTTCCTCCTGGTGCACCAGGGACTGTTCGGGCTCTACATGGGGTGCTCGTTCGCCCCCAACCACAAGGGCATGGCCCTGTTCGGCAAGGACGACAAGGTCGACTTCCTGCGCCGGCAGGTACTGACCTCGCGCAACATTCGCGGCCACCGGCTCACCGACCTGGCGCTCGGCGGACTGAACTACCAGATCGAGCACCACCTGTTCCCGTCCATGCCGAGGCCCAGCCTTCGGCACGCCCAGGAGCTCGTCCGCACGTTCTGCGCGCGGCACGGCATCGCGTACCACGAGACGACCCTCCTCGACTCGTACGCCCAGGTGCTGCGGCATCTCCACAACGTCGGCGGCCCCCTCCGCCTGCGCCCGGAACTGGAGTACTGA
- a CDS encoding glycosyltransferase, whose product MFAALLFEGWTNHEVDAADERSACTSPAPDAVARGGPVIGINRNGVQTASMPARTVALTFDGGPDPVRTPRLLDLLKKHRARATFFLLGSQAARHPDLVRRIRAEGHEIGSNTYTGAVLGETSPLRFSAELELTQSVLAGTADLRTNLLRMPRTTSPDTLCGREWAAARRATAQGYVLVAADKASRKPAQGLVRQFSQTATAYRETEKLLRDPGADRFTTVSEGTRLAPYAGVSAVERWSGTALIRAAWLGRAFSNAMTWTLGIAGALGVLRLLLLVHFARAHVRRLERSRPGAPWLREVTEPVTVLVPAYNEEAGIEATVRSLLASDYPRLQIIVIDDGSTDRTAELAEGVGDARVLVIRKANAGKAAALNNGLEYAGHDILVMVDADTVFEPDAVHHLVQPLAHPAVGAVSGNTKVGNRRGLLAKWQHLEYCFGFNLDRRMFEVLECMTTVPGAIGAFRRDALTGVGGVSDDTLAEDTDLTMALWRAGWRVLYEESAVAWTEVPTSLRQLWRQRYRWCFGTIQAMWKHRGAVLETGVAGRFGRRGLTYLAVFQVVLPLLAPVIDVFALYGMLFLDPFSSAAVWFGFMGVQLACAGYALKLDGERVRTLWWMPFQLVVYRQLMYLVVIQSVVAFLLGSRLKWQIMKRSGTAAEQIGDPAPYKSLPTR is encoded by the coding sequence ATGTTCGCGGCCCTTCTCTTCGAGGGCTGGACCAACCACGAGGTCGACGCCGCCGACGAGCGGTCCGCCTGCACCTCGCCCGCGCCCGACGCAGTCGCCCGCGGCGGTCCCGTCATCGGCATCAACCGCAACGGCGTACAGACCGCCTCGATGCCCGCCCGCACCGTCGCGCTGACCTTCGACGGCGGCCCCGACCCCGTCCGGACCCCGCGTCTTCTCGACCTGTTGAAGAAGCACCGGGCCCGCGCGACCTTCTTCCTCCTGGGCTCCCAGGCCGCCCGTCACCCGGACCTCGTACGCCGGATCCGCGCCGAGGGCCACGAGATCGGCTCCAACACCTACACCGGAGCCGTCCTGGGCGAGACCTCCCCGCTCCGCTTCTCCGCCGAACTTGAGCTGACACAGAGCGTGTTGGCGGGCACCGCGGACCTGCGCACCAACCTGCTGAGGATGCCGCGGACCACCTCGCCCGACACCCTTTGCGGCCGCGAGTGGGCGGCGGCCCGGCGCGCCACCGCCCAGGGCTATGTCCTGGTCGCCGCCGACAAGGCGTCCCGCAAACCCGCCCAGGGCCTGGTCCGCCAGTTCAGCCAGACCGCGACCGCGTACCGGGAGACGGAGAAGCTGCTCCGCGACCCGGGTGCCGACCGCTTCACCACCGTCTCGGAGGGGACTCGACTCGCCCCGTACGCAGGGGTGTCGGCCGTCGAGCGCTGGAGCGGTACCGCGCTGATCCGGGCCGCCTGGCTGGGGCGCGCGTTCTCGAACGCGATGACCTGGACGCTCGGCATCGCCGGCGCCCTCGGAGTGCTGCGACTGCTGCTGCTCGTCCACTTCGCCCGCGCCCATGTCCGCCGGCTCGAACGCTCCCGGCCCGGCGCGCCCTGGCTGCGGGAGGTGACGGAACCGGTCACCGTGCTCGTGCCCGCCTACAACGAGGAGGCCGGGATCGAGGCCACCGTCCGCTCGCTGCTCGCCTCCGACTACCCCCGGCTGCAGATCATCGTGATCGACGACGGCTCCACGGACCGTACGGCCGAACTCGCCGAAGGCGTCGGTGACGCACGGGTGCTGGTGATCCGCAAGGCCAACGCGGGCAAGGCCGCCGCCCTCAACAACGGCCTGGAGTACGCCGGTCACGACATCCTCGTCATGGTGGACGCCGACACCGTCTTCGAACCGGACGCCGTCCACCACCTCGTCCAGCCACTCGCGCACCCGGCCGTCGGCGCCGTCAGCGGCAACACCAAGGTCGGCAACCGGCGGGGCCTGCTCGCCAAGTGGCAGCACCTGGAGTACTGCTTCGGCTTCAACCTCGACCGCCGCATGTTCGAGGTGCTGGAGTGCATGACCACCGTGCCCGGCGCGATCGGGGCCTTCCGCCGGGACGCGCTGACCGGCGTCGGCGGGGTCAGCGACGACACCCTGGCCGAGGACACCGACCTCACGATGGCCCTGTGGCGGGCCGGCTGGCGCGTTCTCTACGAGGAGTCCGCCGTCGCCTGGACCGAAGTGCCCACCTCACTGCGGCAGTTGTGGCGCCAGCGCTACCGCTGGTGCTTCGGCACGATCCAGGCCATGTGGAAGCACCGCGGCGCCGTCCTGGAGACGGGAGTCGCAGGGCGCTTCGGCCGCCGCGGACTCACCTACCTCGCGGTCTTCCAGGTCGTGCTCCCGCTGCTCGCCCCGGTCATCGACGTCTTCGCCCTGTACGGCATGCTGTTCCTCGACCCGTTCAGCTCGGCCGCGGTCTGGTTCGGCTTCATGGGCGTCCAACTGGCCTGCGCCGGTTACGCGTTGAAGCTCGACGGGGAACGCGTACGGACCCTGTGGTGGATGCCGTTCCAGCTCGTCGTCTACCGGCAGCTGATGTACCTCGTCGTCATCCAGTCCGTGGTCGCCTTCCTGCTCGGCAGCCGGCTGAAGTGGCAGATCATGAAGCGTTCCGGCACCGCCGCTGAACAGATCGGCGACCCCGCACCGTATAAGAGTCTGCCCACGAGATGA
- a CDS encoding response regulator transcription factor, with amino-acid sequence MQAIRVLLVDDQPMIRTGFRLILEAEPDITVVGEAADGVAAVESALSLRPDIVLMDIRMPNMDGVEATRRIAETGSPSRVVILTTFDLDAHVVDALRAGASAFLVKDGPADSLVGAIRTVAAGDAVLSPRVTHRLLDRFAHLGAPATPDVPSRLDALTGRELDVLRALTRGLSNAEIALELGVGETTVKTHIAHILEKYGLRDRVQAVILAYDCGLVVPRSPR; translated from the coding sequence ATGCAAGCCATCCGCGTCCTGCTGGTCGATGACCAGCCCATGATCCGGACGGGATTCCGGCTCATCCTCGAAGCCGAGCCGGACATCACGGTCGTCGGCGAGGCGGCGGACGGTGTCGCCGCCGTCGAGAGCGCCCTGTCCCTGCGCCCGGACATCGTGCTGATGGACATCCGCATGCCGAACATGGACGGGGTCGAGGCCACCCGCCGTATCGCGGAGACGGGGTCGCCGAGCCGTGTCGTCATCCTGACCACCTTCGACCTGGACGCGCACGTGGTGGACGCCCTGCGCGCGGGGGCCAGCGCCTTCCTCGTCAAGGACGGTCCGGCCGACTCGCTCGTCGGCGCCATCCGTACCGTGGCCGCCGGGGACGCCGTGCTCTCCCCCCGGGTCACGCACCGGCTGCTCGACCGCTTCGCCCATCTCGGCGCGCCCGCGACCCCGGACGTGCCGTCCCGCCTCGACGCGCTCACCGGCCGCGAACTCGATGTCCTGCGCGCCCTGACCCGCGGGCTGTCCAACGCGGAGATCGCCCTGGAACTGGGCGTGGGAGAGACGACGGTCAAGACGCACATCGCGCACATCCTGGAGAAGTACGGACTCCGGGACCGGGTCCAGGCCGTCATCCTGGCCTACGACTGCGGGCTGGTGGTGCCTCGCAGCCCCCGGTGA
- a CDS encoding ABC transporter ATP-binding protein: protein MTPVRKPTEGARVTPVLELTDVAARYRGAAADVVRDVSLAVEPGQSLALVGESGAGKTTLLRILLGLARPTAGTVRFDGEPLDPRDRRQMRRFRRGVQCVFQDPYSSLDPSRRVAAIVAEPLRSLGLDSRTTAVPKVAAALERVGLPADAASRYPHEFSGGQRQRIAIARAIVCDPRVLLADEPVSALDVTTRVKVVDLLAELKEERQLTLVMVSHDLSVVASLCERTAVLERGRLVEQGDTAQVLGAPAHPYTRRLIDSVPRLPA, encoded by the coding sequence ATGACCCCGGTGCGGAAGCCGACGGAGGGGGCACGGGTGACACCCGTACTGGAGCTCACGGACGTGGCCGCACGCTACCGGGGCGCCGCCGCCGACGTCGTACGGGATGTGTCCCTGGCCGTCGAGCCGGGGCAGTCGCTCGCCCTGGTGGGGGAGTCCGGCGCGGGCAAGACGACCCTGCTGCGGATCCTGCTGGGACTGGCCCGTCCGACAGCCGGTACGGTCCGCTTCGACGGTGAGCCGCTCGACCCGCGCGACCGCCGGCAGATGCGCCGCTTCCGGCGCGGAGTCCAGTGCGTGTTCCAGGACCCGTACTCCTCCCTCGACCCGAGCCGGCGCGTCGCCGCGATCGTCGCGGAACCGCTGCGCTCCCTGGGCCTCGACTCCCGTACGACCGCCGTGCCGAAGGTGGCCGCCGCCCTCGAACGGGTCGGACTTCCGGCCGACGCGGCCTCCCGCTACCCGCACGAGTTCTCCGGCGGCCAGCGGCAGCGCATCGCGATCGCCCGCGCCATCGTGTGCGACCCGCGCGTCCTGCTCGCCGACGAACCCGTGAGCGCGCTCGACGTCACCACCCGCGTGAAGGTCGTCGACCTGCTGGCCGAGCTGAAGGAGGAGCGGCAGCTGACCCTCGTCATGGTCTCCCACGACCTGTCGGTCGTCGCCTCCCTGTGCGAGCGCACGGCGGTACTGGAGCGCGGCCGACTGGTCGAGCAGGGCGACACCGCACAGGTACTGGGGGCTCCGGCCCACCCGTACACCCGGCGGCTGATCGACAGCGTGCCGCGGCTGCCGGCCTGA
- a CDS encoding cold-shock protein, which translates to MALGTVKWFNAEKGFGFIAPDEGGADIFVHHSAIDTEGFRSLEENQKVEFTASQGPKGMQADQVRAL; encoded by the coding sequence ATGGCTCTTGGAACTGTGAAGTGGTTCAACGCGGAGAAGGGCTTCGGCTTCATCGCCCCTGACGAGGGCGGCGCCGACATCTTCGTGCACCACTCGGCCATCGACACCGAAGGTTTCCGCTCCCTTGAGGAGAACCAGAAGGTGGAGTTCACGGCCAGCCAGGGTCCCAAGGGAATGCAGGCGGACCAGGTCCGCGCGCTCTGA
- a CDS encoding TetR/AcrR family transcriptional regulator produces MTAQSFPVSEIVASRRPHRKDAARNYDALLTAARDAFAEQGAEASLEDIARRAGVGIGTLYRNFPTRRHLFESLYADEVDALCQVAEEVSGLEPWEALTTWLDRFAGYMVTKRAVREALNDESQIFAACRDSMYAAGTPLFERAQRAGEARTDMTFVDLLRMVAGITATTFDDDTQRDRVMSIALDGVRVNR; encoded by the coding sequence GTGACCGCCCAGTCATTCCCCGTCAGCGAGATCGTCGCGTCCCGGCGGCCGCACCGGAAGGACGCGGCGCGCAACTACGACGCCCTGCTCACCGCGGCCCGCGACGCCTTCGCGGAGCAGGGCGCCGAGGCCTCCCTGGAGGACATCGCCCGTCGCGCGGGCGTCGGCATCGGCACGCTGTACCGGAACTTCCCCACCCGCAGACACCTCTTCGAGAGCCTCTACGCGGACGAGGTCGACGCCCTGTGCCAGGTCGCCGAGGAGGTCTCCGGGCTCGAACCGTGGGAGGCGCTGACGACGTGGCTGGACCGGTTCGCCGGCTACATGGTCACCAAGCGGGCCGTGCGCGAGGCCCTGAACGACGAGTCGCAGATCTTCGCCGCCTGCCGCGACTCGATGTACGCGGCCGGCACTCCGCTGTTCGAGCGGGCCCAGCGGGCCGGTGAGGCACGTACGGACATGACCTTCGTCGACCTGCTGCGCATGGTCGCGGGCATCACCGCGACGACCTTCGACGACGACACCCAGCGCGACCGGGTCATGTCCATCGCCCTGGACGGCGTACGCGTCAACCGCTGA
- a CDS encoding N(5)-(carboxyethyl)ornithine synthase codes for MSLLSLGVLASSLKENEFRLPLHPAHLDRIAPDIRAKIFLEEGYGGRFGVGDDALRPLVGGLRSREQLLDECDVLLLPKPMHEDVVQLRQGQVLWGWPHCVQDERMTQLAIDRQLSLIAWEAMNHWTSTGAFSVHVFHKNNELAGYCSVLHALQLGGLTGSYGRRMRAVVISFGATARGAVTGLGAMGISDVTVLTQRAAAAVASPMPSVVMGHFAEREDDPSKLEALTGLGPVPLAEYLAGFDVIVNCIRQDTDAPLTFVTEEELALFKPGTFFVDVSCDEGMGFEWARPTTFEDPMPAVGPGCHYYGVDHSPSHLWNSATWEISEALLPYLRKVLSGPTAWDRDATIKNAIEIRDGVVLNPKILSFQHRSAAYPHAVEVPAAALPPVPVLAPALDTSAQPA; via the coding sequence ATGAGTCTGTTGAGTCTCGGAGTACTCGCCTCCTCCCTCAAGGAGAACGAGTTCCGGCTGCCGTTGCACCCCGCTCACCTCGACCGGATCGCTCCCGACATCCGCGCGAAGATCTTCCTGGAGGAGGGCTACGGCGGACGGTTCGGCGTCGGCGACGACGCGCTCCGGCCGCTGGTGGGCGGACTGCGCTCCCGCGAGCAGCTCCTCGACGAGTGCGATGTGCTCCTGCTGCCCAAGCCGATGCACGAGGACGTCGTCCAACTGCGCCAGGGCCAGGTGCTGTGGGGCTGGCCGCACTGTGTGCAGGACGAGCGGATGACGCAGCTCGCCATCGACCGGCAGCTCAGCCTCATCGCCTGGGAGGCCATGAACCACTGGACCTCCACGGGTGCCTTCAGCGTCCATGTGTTCCACAAGAACAACGAACTGGCCGGCTACTGCTCGGTGCTGCACGCCCTGCAGCTCGGCGGGCTGACCGGCAGTTACGGCCGCCGGATGCGCGCGGTGGTCATCAGTTTCGGGGCCACGGCGCGCGGGGCGGTCACGGGTCTGGGCGCCATGGGGATCTCCGACGTCACGGTGCTGACGCAGCGTGCCGCCGCCGCGGTCGCCTCACCGATGCCGTCGGTCGTGATGGGCCACTTCGCCGAGCGTGAGGACGATCCGTCCAAGCTGGAGGCGCTCACCGGGCTCGGTCCGGTGCCGCTCGCGGAGTACCTGGCCGGGTTCGACGTCATCGTCAACTGCATAAGGCAGGACACCGACGCGCCGCTGACGTTCGTCACCGAGGAGGAGCTCGCGCTGTTCAAGCCGGGGACCTTCTTCGTCGACGTCTCCTGCGACGAGGGCATGGGCTTCGAATGGGCCCGCCCGACCACCTTCGAGGACCCGATGCCCGCGGTGGGTCCCGGCTGCCACTACTACGGCGTGGACCACAGCCCGTCGCACCTGTGGAACTCGGCGACCTGGGAGATCAGCGAGGCGCTCCTGCCCTATCTGCGCAAGGTGCTGAGCGGCCCCACGGCCTGGGACCGGGACGCCACGATCAAGAACGCCATCGAGATCCGCGACGGTGTCGTCCTGAACCCGAAGATCCTCTCGTTCCAGCACCGGTCGGCCGCCTACCCGCACGCCGTCGAGGTCCCGGCTGCCGCGCTGCCGCCGGTTCCCGTCCTCGCCCCGGCGCTGGACACCTCCGCGCAGCCGGCCTGA
- a CDS encoding MFS transporter codes for MPRKSTRLTFAVLATGAGVFSMLQSLIAPALPTVQHELHTSQSTATWVMTAYLLSASVFTPILGRVGDLIGKKRTLVAVLVTVMIGCLIAALAPTIGVLIVARVVQGIGGALFPLSFGIIRDEFAPARVSPSISNLSAVIAAGGGVGMVAAGPIVTALDYRWLFWLPVAVVAVTALIALRYVPESPRRAEGRVNWLGAVLLSAWLVALLLPLSQATRWGWGSARVIALFAAAVVLFVLWLLSEARSRSPLIDLKVMRLPAVWTTNTAALLFGAGMYSIWSFLPAFVQTPSSAGYGFGASVTASGLLMLPMLVAMFFSGILSGRLEPVVGAKKLLTTGAALGAVACGFLALWHDEQWQVAFVSGVFGLGIGLAFASMANLIVGSVPAEQTGAATGMNANIRTIGGSIGAAVTSVLVTGHLQSSGLPEASGYTHGFTLLALLCLAAALAALLVPVQHVRRMSGVPRASGDQDPVGADQETVAPVAPVTPGVRG; via the coding sequence ATGCCCCGCAAGTCCACCCGCCTCACCTTCGCGGTCCTCGCGACCGGTGCGGGCGTCTTCTCCATGCTCCAGTCGCTGATCGCGCCGGCCCTGCCGACCGTCCAGCACGAACTGCACACCTCGCAGTCGACCGCGACCTGGGTGATGACGGCGTATCTGCTGTCCGCCTCGGTCTTCACGCCGATCCTCGGCCGGGTCGGCGACCTGATCGGCAAGAAGCGCACCCTCGTCGCGGTTCTCGTGACCGTGATGATCGGCTGTCTGATCGCCGCGCTCGCCCCGACCATCGGCGTACTGATCGTCGCCCGGGTCGTCCAGGGCATAGGCGGGGCCCTGTTCCCGCTGTCCTTCGGCATCATCCGGGACGAGTTCGCCCCGGCCCGGGTGAGCCCCAGCATCAGCAACCTGTCCGCCGTGATCGCCGCGGGCGGCGGTGTCGGCATGGTCGCGGCCGGTCCCATCGTGACCGCGCTCGACTACCGGTGGCTGTTCTGGCTGCCTGTCGCAGTCGTGGCGGTGACCGCCCTCATCGCCCTCCGGTACGTCCCCGAGTCGCCCAGGCGTGCCGAGGGCCGGGTGAACTGGCTCGGCGCGGTCCTGCTGTCGGCATGGCTGGTCGCCCTGCTGCTGCCGCTCAGCCAGGCGACCCGGTGGGGCTGGGGCTCGGCCCGGGTGATCGCCCTGTTCGCCGCCGCGGTCGTCCTCTTCGTCCTGTGGCTGCTCTCCGAGGCGCGCTCCCGCTCGCCGCTGATCGACCTGAAGGTCATGCGGCTGCCTGCCGTGTGGACCACCAACACCGCCGCGCTGCTGTTCGGCGCGGGCATGTACTCGATCTGGTCCTTCCTGCCCGCCTTCGTCCAGACGCCCAGCTCCGCCGGGTACGGGTTCGGCGCGAGCGTCACCGCGTCCGGGCTGCTCATGCTGCCGATGCTGGTCGCCATGTTCTTCTCGGGCATCCTGAGCGGCCGGCTGGAACCGGTGGTGGGCGCCAAGAAGCTGCTCACGACGGGTGCCGCGCTCGGCGCGGTCGCCTGTGGATTCCTCGCCCTGTGGCACGACGAGCAGTGGCAGGTGGCCTTCGTGTCAGGCGTGTTCGGCCTGGGTATCGGCCTCGCGTTCGCCTCGATGGCCAACCTGATCGTGGGCAGCGTCCCGGCCGAGCAGACCGGGGCCGCGACCGGTATGAACGCCAACATCCGCACCATCGGCGGGTCCATCGGGGCCGCGGTGACCAGCGTCCTGGTGACCGGCCACCTGCAGTCCTCGGGTCTGCCCGAGGCCTCCGGCTACACCCACGGATTCACCCTGCTCGCCCTGCTCTGCCTGGCCGCGGCGCTGGCCGCGCTGCTCGTCCCGGTCCAGCACGTGCGCCGTATGTCCGGCGTTCCCCGCGCCTCGGGCGACCAGGACCCGGTGGGCGCGGACCAGGAGACCGTCGCCCCCGTCGCCCCCGTCACTCCCGGTGTACGCGGCTGA
- a CDS encoding sensor histidine kinase produces the protein MDLMDSFAGRRVPPAVTDAGLALLFTAGAFAVLAPMPPDGPRLRAADALFVVLALLSALPLAVHRRFPLPVLLVMVAAVAALQGRHYVPQLSGPEGTSIGPSYIGVATAVLLTALRGAPRTATVVVAVIIPAAAVTEAVLAPAGHRLATLLAEAVLLVAAWALGRLTRARAAIRDQALERAAALERAQEANARAAVMEERARIARELHDIVAHNVSLMVVQTIAADRIQDRDGAKAHELHGAIEETGRATVTELRRLLDVLRTDDEADADPSKEPPQPTIEALPALVDAVRAAGLTVDFTTTGTPAELPAGSHLTVYRVVQEALTNTLKHAGRTRAGLTVSWEPRHRRLTVRLCDDGPRPGEGAVPRPADLPDGPGHGLLGMRERIGAVGGSLHTGTRAGGGYCVHAVVPLPVPESVPVSTPAQSPRQTQAPAPAPAPDDSSYDISGHDDPQHTDPRHDDSRHEDPRHSRYEGHSPYASHPRPAGR, from the coding sequence ATGGACTTGATGGACTCGTTCGCGGGACGGCGCGTGCCCCCGGCCGTCACGGACGCGGGTCTGGCCCTGCTCTTCACCGCCGGGGCGTTCGCCGTCCTCGCCCCGATGCCGCCCGACGGGCCCCGGCTGCGTGCCGCGGACGCCCTGTTCGTCGTACTCGCCCTGCTGTCCGCCCTGCCGCTGGCCGTCCACCGGCGGTTCCCCCTGCCGGTTCTGCTGGTGATGGTGGCGGCGGTGGCCGCGCTCCAGGGGCGGCACTACGTCCCGCAGCTGTCGGGCCCCGAGGGCACCTCCATCGGGCCGTCCTACATCGGGGTGGCCACGGCCGTGCTCCTCACCGCCCTGCGGGGCGCGCCCAGGACGGCCACCGTGGTGGTGGCCGTGATCATCCCGGCCGCGGCCGTCACCGAGGCCGTCCTCGCCCCCGCCGGGCACCGCCTGGCCACCCTGCTGGCGGAGGCCGTGCTGCTGGTCGCGGCGTGGGCGCTCGGCAGGCTGACCCGGGCGCGCGCCGCCATCCGCGACCAGGCACTGGAAAGGGCCGCGGCGCTCGAACGCGCGCAGGAGGCCAACGCGCGCGCCGCCGTCATGGAGGAGCGGGCCAGGATCGCCCGCGAGCTGCACGACATCGTCGCGCACAACGTCAGCCTCATGGTCGTCCAGACGATCGCCGCCGACCGGATCCAGGACCGCGACGGCGCCAAGGCCCACGAGCTGCACGGCGCCATCGAGGAGACCGGCCGGGCGACCGTCACCGAACTGCGCAGACTCCTCGACGTGCTGCGCACGGACGACGAGGCCGACGCCGATCCGAGCAAGGAGCCGCCGCAGCCCACCATCGAGGCCCTGCCCGCACTGGTGGACGCGGTGCGCGCGGCGGGCCTCACCGTCGACTTCACGACGACCGGGACACCCGCCGAGCTGCCGGCCGGCTCGCACCTGACCGTCTACCGCGTCGTGCAGGAGGCGCTCACCAACACGCTCAAGCACGCCGGCCGCACCCGTGCCGGGCTGACCGTCTCCTGGGAACCGAGACACCGGCGGCTCACCGTGCGGCTCTGCGACGACGGGCCACGGCCCGGCGAGGGGGCGGTGCCGCGCCCGGCCGACCTGCCCGACGGCCCCGGTCACGGACTGCTCGGCATGCGCGAACGCATCGGCGCCGTGGGCGGTTCGCTGCACACCGGCACACGTGCGGGCGGCGGCTACTGCGTGCACGCGGTCGTCCCGCTGCCGGTGCCGGAATCTGTGCCGGTGTCGACACCGGCACAGTCACCACGGCAGACGCAGGCACCGGCACCGGCACCGGCACCGGACGATTCCTCCTACGACATCTCGGGGCACGACGACCCTCAGCACACAGACCCCCGGCACGACGACTCACGGCACGAAGACCCCCGGCATTCCAGGTACGAAGGGCACTCCCCGTATGCAAGCCATCCGCGTCCTGCTGGTCGATGA
- a CDS encoding LCP family protein, translating to MNDGTDHGSWSGRGTGAPPSTRTAPLPGMPSPATPGRTDDGSRPHRDANSGRSPKPRPTRRRRVVRGTVLLLAVLVTASAGTYVWADTELDQEVDLGALPDRAPDGKGTNYLIVGSDSRAGLSEQARKDLRTGSAEGRRTDSMILLHTGANGTTMLSLPRDSWVTIPPYVRPETGRSYRAEPDKLNAAFSLGGPGLLVRAVESNTGLHVDHYAEIGFAGFVGVVDAVGGVDMCLERDVQDDNSGADLRKGCQTLDGGEALAFVRQRKQEARGDLGRTRNQQRFLTALAKKAVTPGTLLNPARSFPTLDAGLDTLVVDKDTGLRDLMTLFRAMRGVTAGGGRQINVPVSDPAFATSKGSAVKWDDRRARTLFAELRDDRPVTLPQEK from the coding sequence ATGAACGACGGGACCGACCACGGGTCGTGGTCGGGGCGCGGGACCGGAGCCCCGCCCTCGACGCGCACGGCACCACTGCCCGGCATGCCCTCGCCCGCCACACCGGGCCGCACGGACGACGGGAGCCGGCCGCACCGGGACGCGAACAGCGGCCGGTCCCCGAAACCCCGCCCCACCCGGCGCCGCAGGGTCGTGCGGGGGACTGTCCTGCTGCTCGCCGTGCTGGTCACGGCCTCCGCCGGCACCTACGTGTGGGCCGACACCGAACTGGACCAGGAGGTCGACCTCGGCGCGCTCCCGGACCGCGCGCCGGACGGAAAGGGCACCAACTACCTGATCGTGGGCTCCGACAGCCGGGCCGGCCTGTCCGAGCAGGCCAGGAAGGACCTGCGGACCGGCTCGGCCGAGGGCCGCCGCACCGACTCGATGATCCTGCTGCACACCGGCGCGAACGGCACCACCATGCTGAGCCTGCCGCGCGACTCCTGGGTGACCATCCCGCCGTACGTCCGCCCCGAGACCGGCAGGAGCTACCGCGCCGAGCCGGACAAGCTCAACGCCGCGTTCTCCCTCGGCGGCCCCGGCCTGCTCGTACGGGCCGTGGAGAGCAACACCGGGCTGCACGTCGACCACTACGCGGAGATCGGCTTCGCGGGCTTCGTCGGGGTGGTGGACGCGGTCGGCGGCGTCGACATGTGCCTGGAGAGGGACGTCCAGGACGACAACTCGGGCGCCGACCTGCGCAAGGGCTGCCAGACCCTCGACGGCGGCGAGGCACTGGCGTTCGTCCGGCAGCGCAAGCAGGAGGCCCGGGGCGACCTGGGCCGTACCCGCAACCAGCAGAGGTTCCTGACCGCCCTCGCGAAGAAGGCCGTCACGCCCGGAACGCTCCTCAACCCCGCCAGGTCCTTCCCGACCCTCGACGCGGGCCTCGACACGCTCGTGGTCGACAAGGACACCGGCCTGCGGGACCTCATGACGCTGTTCCGGGCGATGCGGGGCGTCACGGCGGGCGGCGGCCGGCAGATCAACGTGCCCGTGTCCGACCCCGCCTTCGCCACCTCCAAGGGCAGCGCCGTGAAGTGGGACGACCGCCGGGCACGGACACTCTTCGCGGAGCTGCGGGACGACCGCCCGGTGACACTCCCGCAGGAGAAGTGA